A window of Gloeocapsa sp. DLM2.Bin57 contains these coding sequences:
- a CDS encoding Uma2 family endonuclease: MLSTTTTTKPSYQIRWEKLPDDYHLPNDPVDNINQPSLATALTESLIIAEKVSAQALIATNYGICATINDKIVVKAPDWAYIAQINVPRAEITRSYTPQLQGEIPLIVLEFLSDSDGGEYSVKETYPPGKFFFYEQILQVPNYGIFEPKTGVLEFYQLDEHKSYKLQPSNQRYWIEQMQLFLGVWQGNRENRQGYWLRWWDEQDNLLLWGTEKIAEERQRAEQERQRAERLAAQLRAMGIEPEDNK, encoded by the coding sequence ATGTTATCCACTACCACAACCACCAAACCTAGTTATCAAATCCGTTGGGAAAAATTACCCGATGATTATCATTTACCTAATGATCCAGTGGACAATATTAATCAACCATCTTTAGCTACAGCTTTAACCGAAAGCTTAATCATAGCCGAGAAAGTCAGTGCTCAAGCCCTAATTGCTACCAACTACGGTATCTGCGCCACCATTAATGACAAAATCGTCGTTAAAGCTCCAGATTGGGCTTATATAGCTCAAATTAACGTACCTAGAGCCGAAATTACTCGCAGTTATACCCCACAACTCCAGGGGGAAATACCTTTAATAGTTTTAGAATTTCTCTCTGATAGTGATGGGGGGGAATATTCTGTTAAAGAAACCTATCCTCCAGGTAAGTTTTTCTTTTATGAACAAATTCTGCAAGTTCCTAATTACGGGATTTTTGAGCCTAAAACAGGAGTTTTGGAGTTTTATCAACTTGATGAGCATAAATCTTATAAATTACAACCTAGTAATCAACGTTATTGGATAGAACAAATGCAGCTTTTTTTAGGAGTTTGGCAAGGAAACCGCGAAAATCGTCAAGGCTATTGGTTAAGATGGTGGGATGAACAAGATAATCTACTACTGTGGGGGACAGAAAAAATAGCAGAGGAGCGCCAACGCGCTGAACAGGAGCGCCAACGCGCTGAGAGATTAGCTGCACAACTGCGAGCAATGGGGATTGAACCCGAGGATAATAAGTAA